A genomic stretch from Anaerosporomusa subterranea includes:
- a CDS encoding sensor histidine kinase translates to MKSFRINVEQHKLIIHIVMLVTLASMVFITPFDNQFRFTLGVTVLSMLLFSFPQLPAFRVVFISGVSIVLFRVAVSFFLGQNSLEIVFIGHIPALAYYITFGTLFELFDIHNLIDKFTVATLLLSATDALSNIVELLFRPALQAVDYELALASVIFIAMARSVIAIYGYVLLKKYHSFVLVQEQLRRYTELILMIAKLKAELFYLKKSSQDIESVMERSYWLYNHLKQREWDEESLALNAGKALEIARDIHEVKKDYTRVISGIENVLKPTSLDRYMNFSEVFYIIEQNVLRYIEASGKNITITFHYTEDFLTDRYYTIVSLLDNLIMNAIEASGQSGNIGVKQTRNADEYIFQVEDDGIGINADELLFVFKPGYSTKFSLETGKMSTGLGLAHVKNLTEDLGGTVSVSSVTGGGAKFIVIIPRAKLILQD, encoded by the coding sequence ATGAAAAGCTTTCGCATAAATGTAGAGCAGCATAAACTGATCATCCATATAGTCATGCTTGTTACTCTTGCCAGCATGGTGTTCATTACCCCCTTCGATAACCAATTTCGGTTTACTCTGGGTGTCACAGTGTTATCTATGTTGCTGTTCTCTTTTCCCCAGCTTCCTGCATTTCGGGTCGTCTTCATTAGCGGTGTAAGTATTGTGCTTTTCCGAGTAGCTGTTTCCTTTTTTCTTGGACAAAATAGTCTAGAAATCGTATTTATAGGACATATTCCCGCTTTGGCATACTATATAACCTTCGGAACTTTATTTGAGCTATTTGATATTCATAACTTGATTGATAAGTTCACCGTTGCTACCTTGTTACTTAGTGCAACCGATGCTCTGAGTAATATTGTCGAGTTGTTATTTCGGCCTGCATTGCAGGCTGTTGACTATGAACTGGCACTTGCTAGTGTTATTTTTATTGCGATGGCACGATCCGTTATTGCCATATATGGATATGTGCTGCTTAAGAAGTACCATTCGTTTGTGTTGGTACAAGAACAGTTAAGACGCTATACAGAACTGATATTAATGATCGCAAAGCTAAAAGCTGAGCTTTTTTATTTAAAGAAATCATCTCAGGATATTGAAAGTGTAATGGAACGCAGCTATTGGTTATATAATCATTTGAAACAGCGAGAGTGGGATGAAGAATCCTTGGCTCTGAATGCGGGTAAGGCGCTCGAAATTGCACGAGATATTCATGAAGTGAAAAAAGATTATACTCGGGTAATTAGCGGCATTGAAAATGTGTTAAAGCCTACCAGTCTGGATCGATATATGAATTTTTCTGAAGTGTTTTATATCATTGAACAAAATGTTTTGCGCTATATTGAGGCTTCTGGAAAGAATATTACGATAACCTTTCACTATACTGAAGATTTCCTAACCGACCGGTACTATACGATCGTATCATTGCTCGATAATTTAATTATGAATGCCATCGAAGCGTCCGGGCAGTCTGGGAACATTGGCGTCAAACAAACACGTAATGCAGACGAGTATATATTCCAAGTAGAAGATGACGGAATCGGTATTAATGCCGACGAATTATTATTCGTTTTTAAGCCTGGCTACTCAACCAAATTTTCGCTGGAAACCGGGAAAATGTCGACCGGGTTGGGCCTTGCCCATGTGAAAAACCTAACTGAAGATCTTGGCGGGACGGTTAGTGTTTCTTCAGTAACGGGAGGGGGAGCGAAGTTTATTGTAATCATTCCTCGAGCGAAGCTGATATTGCAAGATTGA